In a single window of the Elaeis guineensis isolate ETL-2024a chromosome 6, EG11, whole genome shotgun sequence genome:
- the LOC105033072 gene encoding glycosyltransferase BC10 has product MLSKSPFILSFLLLLSLPLLFFLVPRILPPKTLPSIPDPDEMDDLALFRRATLASDGGGGGGAGTGIRRRPPSPPKIAFLFLTDSDLSFAPLWEKFFKGHGRLMNVYVHADPAARLHLPPTPSFRGRFIPAKATQRAAPTLISAARRLLAAALLDDRANAFFALVSQHCIPLHSFRFVYHALLTDAGAPPSSTSGGRLRRRHRSFIEILSSDPILRDRYNARGRNVMLPEVPFERFRLGSQFFILARRHAVLVVRDRRLWKKFRMPCLKSMKDSCYPEEHYFPTLLDMQDPSGCTHYTLTRVNWTGSVGGHPHTYRPPEISGDLIRELRKSNSTYSYLFARKFSPDCLDPLLEIADTIIFRD; this is encoded by the coding sequence ATGCTCTCGAAATCGCCGTTTattctttcatttcttcttctgtTATCGCttccccttctcttctttcttgttCCCCGGATTCTGCCCCCAAAGACGCTCCCGAGCATCCCGGATCCCGACGAGATGGACGATCTCGCCCTCTTCCGCCGCGCCACCCTCGCCTCCGACGGCGGCGGAGGAGGCGGCGCCGGTACCGGGATCCGCCGCCGCCCACCGTCGCCGCCCAAGATCGCGTTCCTCTTCCTCACCGACTCCGACCTCTCCTTCGCCCCCTTGTGGGAGAAGTTCTTCAAGGGGCACGGTCGGCTGATGAACGTCTACGTCCACGCCGACCCCGCCGCCCGCCTCCATCTCCCGCCGACGCCGTCGTTCCGCGGGCGATTCATCCCGGCCAAAGCTACCCAGCGCGCCGCACCGACCCTCATCTCCGCCGCCCGCCGCCTCCTCGCGGCGGCGCTCCTAGACGACCGTGCCAACGCCTTCTTCGCCCTCGTCTCCCAGCACTGTATCCCTCTCCACTCCTTCCGCTTCGTCTACCACGCCCTCCTCACCGACGCCGGGGCGCCCCCTTCCTCCACCTCCGGCGGCCGTCTCCGCCGCCGCCACCGCAGCTTCATCGAGATCCTCTCTAGTGATCCCATTCTCCGGGACCGCTACAACGCCCGCGGCAGGAACGTCATGCTGCCGGAGGTACCCTTCGAGCGCTTCCGCTTAGGCTCCCAGTTCTTCATTCTGGCGAGGCGCCACGCCGTTCTTGTCGTCCGGGACCGCCGCCTCTGGAAGAAGTTCCGGATGCCGTGCCTCAAATCCATGAAGGATTCTTGCTACCCGGAGGAGCATTACTTCCCCACCCTTCTTGATATGCAAGACCCCAGTGGCTGCACTCACTACACCCTCACTCGTGTCAACTGGACTGGCAGCGTCGGGGGCCACCCCCACACTTATCGCCCGCCGGAGATCTCCGGCGATCTCATCAGGGAGCTGAGGAAGTCCAATTCCACCTATTCTTACCTCTTTGCCCGCAAGTTCTCGCCCGACTGCCTCGATCCCCTGCTCGAGATCGCCGACACCATCATCTTCCGAGATTAG